The window ATTGTTTGTCTCGTCTCAAAGGGGTCTGTATCAAGCAAGTCCTCAGACCTCTCAACTGCAACGCCCTCCATGTATAGATCAAAAGTAGGTGATTTCCTGCCGTTGGACTCTTGCTGATCTAGTTTAATGATGCCAGTAGCAGTGACATAATCACCGGCGGATATATAGCCGGTAATGTCATCTTCGATGTTTACGCTAATAGACTCCGGGATGCTACCATCGGCAAGGTCTTTTAATGAGTCTTGAATCTGGAGCTTTTGAGCATCGATGAACTGGGACTGATCGGTGTTGAGCCGGAACGGTCCTTGGCGTTCACAGCCCTGACAGTCGTGCGGTTCCTGAAAGTCGCCGGCAACTTGGGGAATGCGCGTAAGTGTGCCACAGCGCTGGCACTCGAAGGCTGCCTCGATAACCTTCGGTTGTGTATCGGTTGCCTCTCGGACGATGCCCGTGATTGCAACGAGGTTGCCGTGGTGCTCATGGCGGAGGTCACAGATATTCTCGGAATTGGGGAGGTTCCGAACGCGGACGTGGGCCTGCCCGAGTGAGACATCAACCGGGAGGTCGTACAGTCGAAGCGCTTCTTCGGCGTATTCCTGAATCTGTTCGGGCTTAGCTTGGTAGTCGTCAGCTAACTCTGGGTCGAAATTAGAGAGGTCGTCCCAATCAACATATAGTGACTTCTGCTTTTTCGGATACTTCTGGGCCAGCTCGCCGATCTCGTTCCGATAGTAGTCGCGGTAGAATTCATCAAAACGGTCGATGAGTTCTGTGTTCTCAGCTGTTGCCATATTTGCTGTGTGATTGGGAATTTAAATAGTGTTTGGAGTTGGAAATGAAGACGAATGTGAGTTGGTTCTATGCTATGGAAGGGCACAATCAATAGAATCCATTCTCATTCTGGACGTGGCTCGATCGCCTCGGTCATAGCACTGCTAATGTGTGCCAGCCCCGGACAATATCTCGTTTAGCCCCTGAGAATATGGACATGGATTGACAGCCCGCCGTCGGACTGGACGCTAACGAAGCCGATTGCACGTATCTGCTACGCCTGTGACGGTGGGTTAGGGTGGCTGAGAGTCTCGACGCGGCCACGGGCCACTTGGGCGATCACCGACGACAGCAAGCGACAGGCGTGCGAGCAGGCAATTGCTGAACAGGGCTACGACGTCATGGTGTGGGATCGGCGGCTGGCGTTACCCTCCGATGCGACTGAGCGGTTTCTGGTGTGGCTTGGCGACCCGACGCCCGCGAGTGCGTACAAGTAGGCACTTGAGCGTGACGAGTACAAGCGGCGGCGTGGGGGGGTGTAGGGCGGGCTACGGTCAGTAATTTTAGGGGGGTGACCGAAACTGAGCGTATTGTGCTCATGGGTAGACCAGCGAAGAGTTACTCCACGCTATTCGTGAAGTCGCCCCGGAGAAAGTACCCGACTAGGGCGGTGTATACGACCCCGAAGAGGACGCAGGGTGGACCAGTATCAGGGGGCTGACACCCGTTTTCATCCAGCCTTCGTAACCTCTTATACCACCGGGTACCGGGTGTGGTCGGCGTGCAACAAATTACCCCGAAATCCGGAACAATTGTTAAAGACTAAGTACTGCCTCAAATCGTTGAAACTGCCATTCACGGGGTTGACAAGAGATGAACAAAACAGCTTCGCAAAAAGTGTGAAACCCAACGGGGCTCTTAAAGTCAAAAGTGACCTACATATTAACCAGATTACAAGTAGTATCTCGGAAAGTTTAGGTCCTTTATCTCGAGTAATATTATATTAGCTACAAAAATGGGAGACAAGTATCCTTCTGATTGGAACACTCGCCGTAAAAAGGTCTACAAACGGGATAATCACCGATGTAATAAATGTGGTGCCCGCGGTGGGCCACGAGGTAGTGTCGAACTCCATGCTCATCACAAGACACCAATTTCTGAAGGCGGTTCACACCGGTTTCGTAACCTAACTACAGTCTGTAAATCATGCCACAAGAATATCCACGGACACGGCGTCGGTGGACGTAGCTCTTCAACCACCGACAGTGAAGATGAGATTGACCCAGTGGCTGGGGCAATTTCAGTTGGGCTAGTTGTGTTAGTGGTGTTTTTAGGAGTGACGTATGGAGCAGTTGTACAGGTATTTCCAGCAGGGCAAACAGTCAGCGAAGAGTATCATATTGCGTATCACAGTGACACTGAAGACCCGGACGGGTATGGTCAAGAGATTCGGTACGACGTTGGTCAGCCGTTAATCCTAAAATATGAGCTTGCGGACAATGTGATATCTGAGAAGGACAGCACCCGATTACGAGTGAGTGTCCATAACCCAAGTGAGAATTACCTCAGAGGTCAACTTGACGTGCTTGGACACACCAACTACTGGCTCAAAGGAGAAATCGCTACGTTCGACTTTGATTTGGCACCAGGAGAAACAGCCTCGACAAGTGTCTCCTTATCTGGCAGCGAAATGGTTGCAGACAGTGGTGTAGGACAGAGAAAGACAACATTCGGTGCTGAGGCGCATATTTTTACCAATCCATATAGGGTAACCAGTACCCAAGAGAGTGATATATTGGCTGAGAAAATGAATCTAAAAGTCCGAAAACCGTTACTGTCCCGTCTCGGTTTATATTGGCTTATCTTTTTGAGCCTGTGTTTCACAGCCGGTGGATACCTCTTCCGGAAAAACAGAGACAACTAACAGATTTGCTTGAGACGAAGCGCTCGGGCAGCTCGCCGGACACGCTGGCGGTTCTCGACTGTGCAGCGAACAGTCTTGCTCATGCGTTCAGCCCCCGAGCGAGATCATCGACGAGTGAGCCTCCGACGTGAGGGCCGACGGCCCAGCCGCGTTCGTCTTGCGTGTACTCGCACCAGCCTGCGAGTGTTTCATACGGCGTCTCGGCGAGTTTGACCTTCTCGGCTTGGGCGTCGCTGACGACGACGGCCACAGCGAACTCATAGCTATCCCAGTAGTGTGCCGCGCCTTCACCGTCGATGCCCAAGAAGAGCGGGCGGTTCTGGGTGAGCAGTTCGCGGGCGGTACGGTCAGTACAAACGAGCTACCCATTAAAAAGATTAGACATATATCATGTGAAATTTTAGATGCTGTCGAGCATTTTTTCGCACTGGTGAGTTTCGAGCAGTACAACTGTCCAAACTGCGGCGCGAGATTGAGCTATCAGACGACGAAGCACAACGGCTGTTCGAACTGTGGTTTCGTTCCGCCACACAGCGCTGAGTGACGAATTTGGTCGGGGTTACAGGCGCAATATGCATATCCACTGGGCGGGTATTTCTGGTGAGATGGTGAGCAACAACCGACGGTCAGAAATCAACCGATAGTCGGCTAACCAACAGTCACAGGTATTGGTAAGCTATTGTTGGTTAGCGCTTTTCGCTACACTGTCGCCGCCACGTGCTGATACTCCGCCTGCGACGGCGTCGGCTGCACCGTCAGCCCGGCTAGCGCGAGGTCCCAGAGCACTTCGGGCGGCACACCCTCGGTCTCGCGAAGGACAGCATCAAGAAACTGCGAACACTGAGTTAATCGCTCGTGGTGATCTGATCAGTATAGTAGAAAGACGGAACACACTATGAAAGTGGTTCTACTGGTTTTAAATCGGAAACCGTAGTGTAGATTCATACGAGGGTAGTTCAGATGGGTCTACGAACTACAATCGGTGTGGCGTTCATTATACTGTCATATGTGGGTGTTTTCGTGGCCCTCCCTCCGCACTGGATGCCGTGGTTAAGCCCGGTGGGGCTGTTTGAAAATGTATTCGTCATACTTGTTGGGGTTCTTTCAATGGTGTTCGGAGCGACGCAGGCCACATTTGAGCAGGCTCTGAGTCGCCCGACGAAAAGAGAGCGATTCACTCTCCCGGTGGGAGGAACACTCGCTGTAGTGGTTCCAATTCACCTGTATCTCATTTTTGCTGGATCCGGCCCGCTTGCCCCGATGTTTCTCGCTATGTACCTCCTTGCGGGTATTGCAGGTATCATCACAGCTTGGTTTGCCAGCAAACGGCCATACTGAATATAAGTAGGCATATTGACCAGCCGATTCACCAGCAATCGATTTGGGATCAGTCGCCCAGAGAACTGTTCTACAACACTCCTAACTAACCAACACTGGGCCACTGTCTCCACCGAGTGTTGGTTAGTGAACTACCACCCCCGGAAGTCCAAGAAGGGGTACATACCGGTCACCCGCCACTTACAGGTACATACTCACGCCATCATGGGACCTGTCTCTAACAGGTCCCGGCGCGGGGTCGCAAGCTGTCAGGAGTAGTCTCAAAACCATCGCAACCCATGCAGGGCATACACACGATTCAGCAAAAAATAGAGGTATCGCCACCCGATTCAGGCCGTCGCGACGACGTGTTGGTTACCAGCCTGCGAGGGCATTGGCTGCAACGTCAGTCCAGCTAGCGCCAGCTCTCGAAGCACCTCGGGCGGGATGCCCTCGGTGTCACGAAGCACGGCGTCGACCGTCCAGGCGTCGTGTTCCGAACGGACCGGCGGCGTCGTCTCGACCAGCACGGTCGGCACGGTCTCCCGGAGCGCTTGGGCAGCACGCCGGACACGCTGGCGGTTCTCGACCGTGCAGCGAACGGTCTTACTCATGTGTCCAGCCTCCGGACGAGATCGTCGACGATAGAGCCGCCGGCATGCGGGCCGACAGCCCAGCCGCGTTTGTCCTGCGTGTACCCGCACCAGCCTGCGAGTGTCTCATACGGCGTATCGGCGAGTTCGACTTTCTCGGCGTGGTCTTTGGTGGCAACAACGGCTACAGCGAACTCGTAGCTGTCCCAGTAGTGGGCCGCGCCTTCGCCGTCGACACCGACGAAAAGCGGGCGGCTCTGGGTAAGCAGTTCGCGAGCGATACGTTCCTGTCGATGTGCGTCAGTCGTGCCGACAGATTTACTAGTCGGCGAGGCAGACTTACTCATGGTTCATTCCGGAACCGACGCGCCTGCCCTGTCTCTAGCAGGGTGGGTAACTCGTGTTCTCGAAGGCACGAAATCGCCCAGCCGCGCGTCTGTTCCTATCTAAAAGGTTGCGCCCCCGCAACAATAAAACTATTGTCTAGGCGCAATGATTGAGTAACAGAAGATGAGTACCAAAGGCCCCGACCCCAAAGTCAACGACTCCGAGTTACTTCAGGCCGTTATGAGTACAAACGAACCGTTTGCCACTGCCAAGCAAGTTGCAGAACAGGTTGGACTTTCATCTTGGAGAGTCCGGCAGCGGATGAGTCAGTTAGCAGAATCTGGCGATATTCAGAGGTCTCAGCTCGGAAATGGGCCGTATATTTACTGGCTCGACGGGTCGTTCAATTCCGAATCGGAGACCTGACGCCTCCCGTCATCAGTCAACCACCACGCTCTGGTCGATCCGAACTTTCCGGATTCAACGAGGCGTATCTCTTCGAGTTGCTTCATCCGTCGATCAATAGCCTGTCTACTAAGATCAACGCGGTCTGCGATTTCAGTGGTTCCGAGCGCCGGTTTGTAGGCTAGAGCAAGCACACGAAGTAGTTCTTCGTCACTGACCTCTTGCTCAGGGCCTGGCTTGTCGCCAGCCATCAGTATGATTCATGTCTGGGAGTGCATACTTATAGAAAGTGTCTACTAATCATTGCACCTGCACAAGTATTATGTCCAACGGGTGTCACGTATCCAGATATGCGCGACTCACCGGGTCAGATATATTCGACGAAAATGGACCACCGGAGCCATACCTCCGCTGGCCCGGTCGCGCACGGCATCATGACCGAAGCAACCAGACCACAAAACGATACCGCACAGGACCGGCAGGAGCGTAGACTATCGACAGCCAAGTGCCTCTTATCAAACGCCGACATTGACGCCGCTGTCATTGAGTACTGCCAGACTGTCCTCGACCCGCCGGGCTACGAGCGCAGTCACATCCAAGCACGCCTCGACGCCTGCGCAGCCCGACTTGCACTGGCCCAAACAGAGCACACCACTAGACGGACACGCGAAGCTAGACAGATACTGCTCGCCGTCAGCGGAGGCCCATAATGAGTACGCACCACTTGCGCCGCCCGGCCTATCTCCATGGCCACCCGCATCCGGTCGCCCAGCCACTCGAAGCCTCCACGGCCTCGGCCACAGCTGTACCCCTGCCACTAGTGGAGGTGTCCCGCAACCGGTGAACCCAGTGCCACGCCGGTCCGGGCGACGACAGCACATACAGACTGCTAGTCGGCGGCGCGGTGCCACGACGCAAATCCACTAGACGGAGCGGGGTTGCCACGAGCCAACCGCTCGCCTAGAGAGCGCCAGCTACGTCACCGGTAGCCCGTGCTGTGGTCAGCACTGCTCGGTTCGATTCCGAGCACGGGTCCTGTGGTCACAATGCCACGACAAACGAACCCCAACGACGACGACACAGCCACCGACCAAGCCCTTGCCGACCATCTCGACATGGACATCGGACAGGCTGAGACGGATACCGACGAACTCCAAGCGCTCGTCAACGACCTCGACGGCGACGTGTCACCCCTCGTTTCGAGTGTTCTTGAGACGCTGGTCGCGACTATCGATGACCTCCACGAACGCGTCACCGAACTAGAGGCCGACGTTGAACAGACCCACGAGGTTGCCACCACCGCCGTCGGTAACGCCGCCACGAACGACCAGCGTCTCGACGACCTCGAAGCAAAGCAGGAGACTACCCGCGACGTCGCCAAGAGTGCCATCGCCAAAGCCCAGCAACTCGAAGCCGACACCGACCAGCAGGAAGACGCCGAGGAGCTCCCCGAGGGCATCGAACCCAGCAGCTCCCCGCTGGATTTCTTCGCGAACTGCCGGCAGTCGAAAGTCAAGACGATGTTCGTCGAGCGCTCGAACCGCCAGAACACCTATCGCGCCATCAGCATCGCCAAGCGCTGGCCGGAGTTTGCCACGACACGAACCGACGGCAGCGGCGTTTTCATGACGAAAGGTGACCTACAAACGGCCCTCACCGCCGAACTCGGGAAGGAACCCCACCGCCAGACGATCAAGCGCGTCTGGGAGACACTGGTCGACATCGGCGGCGACGACGTCGTCGAGAAAACCCGGCAGGTCGGACGGGATCAGACCCAAACCGAGATCCTCGCGATGGATATCGAGACCGCCGAAGGGTTACTCGAAAAACGCTACATCGGTCTCGATCTGTTGGAGAACAGCGACCACAAAGCCGCGACAGGTGGCGTCACACCCGTTGTGGTGGAGTCCACGCCCTAACCCTGTGACACACACCGGATAGGACACGAACCGACACTGAACCGACGCTACTGGACGCGGTGGTACGTGCCCTGCCGCCGTCGACGCCGCTGTTTGCTAGCTGCAGGAACCGGGAGCGACCCCCTGTTGTCAGGAGTGTAGTGAGTGATCGTAACACGAACAGAGCGACCACAGCGATTCCAGTGGTCACAACGGGTGTGACAGATCCATCTTGGTACTGGTCTGGATCGCCTGCCTGTTCGGATATGGCTGATAGGCCTTCTCTGGACCGCCTCTCACCCGGCGGGGGCTCACAAAATACGGGCGAGTTCTCTTGCTGTCAGACTAGGCTTGCTCTATTGTCTCGACCCACTCGGGAGCGCAATCGTGTGTGCCGCCGTAGATCGAGTTGTCGGGATACTGGTCGTCGTCAGCCTCGACAGAGACGATCACGTTGCCGCCGGAACGCGAAATTTCTGTAACGGTTCCGACGACTGCATCGAGTGGGCCGTCTCCGTCGGTCCAGTCGGTTCGGACGTGGTCGCCGCGGTCGAAGTCATACTCCTCGAAGGAAGGCGCTGTGGTACTCATGATCTCCTCCGGCTCCGAGGGAGACACAAAATGGCTCGGATACCAGCCAGAGTGCTGATACTGCTTGCCGAGAGAAGAAGAGCTGATGACCGAATTGCGGGTCCGGAAACCCGATGGCTGGACGACCGTCTCGTTTCCCGACGAAGTTGCGACGATCTCGGTTGTCGGTGGGAAGGTCGACGGCCAGCTGTGCCTGACCCTCACCGGCGAACGGGAGGACAGTCCTCGCATCGTCGAAACCGGCATTCTCGACGTCGACAAAAGTGACGAGAACTTGTTGGAGAATACAGTGCCCCGGACCGAGGACGGGACGAGTATCGCTTTGGACTGGCTACTGCCGGAGTAGCAGCCGTTGTGCATACGGTTTCTTTATTCATCAGAGGGTGTGAAACGGCTGTTTGGTAAGCGTGCAGACGGACTGCCAGCGGTCCTACCAATTTTACTCGATTTTCTGAGCGCCGTGCGAGATGTAGGGTGCAGAATATTTTTTTCGAAGCTGGCAGTAGATTGTCACTCAGTCTCAAACCCTGGATTCTTTCAAAATCTTATGAGGGTGTAAGTTCATCTGCGTTGAAGACGTTAACCAACTGGTCGATGATGGTTGGATCGATGTCGGTCAGGTTGGCCACTTGGCCCTCAATGTAGGGTGGACTGCTGAGATCGTTCAGGGTGTCGAACAGGACTAATATATCGAGGTAGTCGTCGATGTCGTCGTATTCGAGGCCGGTTTCTCCCCGGATTACTATTGGTTCGGCGTCAGGATCTTCGGGGATGGCAAGTCCGAGGCGGCCTAAAATATAGTTCTGGAATGTGTCTTTGTCGACTTTGGAGTCTTCGTTTTTGATCACGAGCATTGTGAGGTCGCCAGTGTCCTCTTTCACTGGTTGTATCTGGCTCTCTACCTTGTTGAGAATCTGCTTTTGTAGATGGGATTTCTTGGGCCAATAGTCGGTGTCTTGGGGGTTCGTCCTCAGACTGTATCGTCGTGCGACTTGGTAGGAGGTCTGTGGGCGAGGTATTGTGATTTCACCCCAGATAGTCTTTGAAGACGTGTTGATGTGTACATCTGGTTGTTTGCCGTTGGGGGCCTGTTTCTCGATGTCAACGTTGGGGGTTCTAAACTCTCTGCGGAGTGCGCTGATGACTTCTATTTCGGCTATCGTGCTCTCGTATTCTGGTCTTCCTAGGACTTTCTTTCTTAAAGTGCCTAAGGGGTCGTTGCTTTGGCCGTTTGCGGCTATTAGTTCGAGACAGTGATTGTAGTAGGTGAGTTTCTGTACTGTTTTCGGGTTCTCATTTGGGTCCTGTTCTTGCCTGAGCAGGTTTGTTAGTGGGTGCTGATTGTGGTCTCGGAGGGTAGGGATGCCTGGCTTGTTGTGGGTGAGTAGATGTTCGAGGTTCGGATAGCGGGAGAGGTTCTGCTTGACCTCGTTGTAATTAATAGTGTTCTTGCTGTCCCATTCGAGGTCGTCGAGTAGTAGAGATATTTTGAGCAGGCGATCGTGTTTGTGACGGCCCTGGTATGCGTCGGTGGAATCTAGGTCTTCGTTTTTTGCTATGTCTTCGAGTTCAGTTTGGACGACCTGTAGCTCTGTGTCAAAGTCGCCCTTAGAAGCCCGGTCTTCGAGGTAGTATTCGATTGTCCGTTTGAGGGATCGGATGAAAAAGTAGCTGTAGGTGTTGTACCAGTCCGGCATCTGACTGGCCATTTCGTTTTCCTGTCCTCTGTAGAGGTGTGGGATGAGAGGGGCTAGGTAGTGTGCTTTCTTGAGGTCTTGGCCCTGTATTTTCTGTCTGGTGAACTGGTTGACTGCGTTGATATCGTGGGTTCCGATAGCCTCAAGTCCCCGTCCAAGATCGGAGCTGGCCAGTATATTAGTCTCTTCTGAGATCAGGTAGGCGGTTTCCAGGGATTTTGCGTGTTCCTGCTGGACGCAGTCCTCAAAGATGTCGGATACATGATGGAGGCCTCCAGGTGGTAAATATCCGATGTTTTGGATTAAATTCTGTATCTTGTCCAGCTTTTGGCTACAACTGAGGCTGTTGTCCTGCTGGATTTGAAGGATATCGCAAGCCATTGATTATCCTGATGATTATTACTAATCTGTGAAAGTGTTTAGCGAGTGGTTCCCTGATTTACTTCTGTTCCGTCCTAATCGTCATAGCCTTCTAAGCGAACGTCCGGTAATCTAGTGCCGCTTCAGTCGTAAATCGCTAGATTCCCACGATACAGCGTCTCTCGATTAATTCTAGCAGTTCAGACTTGACGCGGCACTAGATTTGCGGCTATGGTTTCTAGAGTTCTGCGATGGATCGACCCCAGCCGCTGTTAATTTGGGGGAGAACGTGTCCGGCAATTCGTCTTTAGATAATACTCATAGTAATACTGTTAGACCGTGATTTTCGGTCGAATTTTGCCTTCAAACCACAATAGGACGTCGAAAAACACCGATTTTAGCGTTGGTCATCGTAGGATTTGACAAGGAACAGCGCTTCGACCGACGGAATTGCTCTTCCTAATCTCTGTAGTTATAATTATAATTCTGAAAATTACTACTGGTGTTAGCTAAAGACGAATGCGTGTCCGGCTCTCCCCCACAGAAACGGACGGGGAGCCAGTCTATTCAGTTGAGATGGACTTGCCCAGTAGCAGGTATTATCCTAGCAAAACCAGTAGAACAATCGCTACTAGAGAAGAAAGTAGAAAAGCAGTTCCCCAGCCAAATCGACGCGCTTCTTTATGTAGAAGATCCATATTATCATCGGACCACTTGAAATAAACTGCTGACATTATTCGTTTATATTCAGTTGAATCATAACCACTCTCTAAAGCAGAGTGTAAATTGGCAGATGAGGGGCCAGCAACTTGACCGCTAAGTTCATAGTATCCAAGAATGTAGCTTGTGACAGCTATTGAAAGGAATATGAACGGAAGAGCTGCGAAATAGGGATTAGACTCTACCCCGATATTATCACCTCCGAAGCGATACAGCGCAAGGTACAACGAGCCTAATAGAAGAGCAACTTTTACCATTTCAATTGCCTGTTGCCGCCGGGTACTGGCTTCATCATATCCTCTAGAGAAAGTGTCCTCACCTTGTTTTAAGCTAATTTCCCAAAACTCATCGTCAACACTTTCTGCATCACCAATCGCCTCACCGATCTGGTCAAGGCTGACAGATTTCTTCTGCTCTGGATGCTCTTTTGGGTCCATATGGTAGTTAGTTTAGTAGTAAAAATAAATCCGGCTGAATATATTTGAATATATATTATTTTGAGTCGCAACACTCTCAAGCTCACCGAATCACTACCACACTCTGTGAGTCAATGATCGCTCAGAAGACCAGATAAATTACATCTGGCCGAACAATGAGGACGGCGCCAGCTATGTAAAACACAATTGATTTTAATTCTAAATGATTCCATCCAGTGGTTTCATTCACAGCAACCATCCCCAGCAGCAGTAATCCGCCGACGATTTGCGCAGGATGAAGTTGAGGAAGTATTGATACCCAGATGCTCTTGATTTGTGGGGTAAATAGAGAGACACCAATCAGGCTTCCAAGAAGTATTATAACTGCCTCATGCTTTCCCCGGAAGCTGCCCCCAGATAGGAAGTAGCCATCCCCTGCTTCGTAGACGCTTAGACCGATTATCGCCATAGTCAATCCAGTGAAAATGCTGGGCAACTGGTTTGAGATGTATTCGAATAGTCCCAATTGCATTAGAGCCACCTTCCGTAGGCGATTACCATAATAAGCAGAGCGAAAGCACCTATAACCCCAAAAACGTTCATCGTTCGGATGGTATTTCCGAATATTACGTATCCTGAAGCTAGCATCCCCTTCTGAAGGGCCATTGCACCACCTATTGCAACGCACAACAAGAGAATGTAACTGGGAAGTCCACTTGGATCAACTGACATTCAAATACATCTGACTCATTGTTTGCATATAAATCGTACACCCGGGTTAATTCGTCTGCTTCTGGTATGTGCTCAATATAGAGGGAAATCTCCGACTTTCACCCGAGAACCGGACACATCCTTTCGGCTGCTCAGCTATACTGACCGTCGATCAAGAACCGAATAGTGACTGTGAACAGTTCTATGACACGCTGTGTCTTCACAGCACCCGTTACGCTTTGCCGACACGACAGCTACCGCTCCCACGGAAAGAAGCCATGGCGCTCGCGATAGGCACTGATCTGGTCCTGAAACTCCTGCTCCTGGAAGTCCGGCTCGTCGCCGTGGATATCCTCCGGTGAGACGCCGTCGAGGAGATGCTCGTAGTCCGTGGCCTCCTCCGTGTCATCCTCTTGGTCGGGCTCGTGTCGGTGCTGTCCACACTCCCTGCAGGTCCAGATCAGCCGGTCAAGGTGTGAGTGACACTCGAAACCGTCCAGCCCGTGTGATTCGTGTCCCGTCACGGCGCCACACTGCCGACAGTGGAACCCGATTCCAACTATCTCCGGTTCGGCTCTTGCCTGATGGCGCTGCACGACACCGGGCACAAGCCAGTACGTGCCGTCGTCCTGTCGGAACTCATCCGTGAGCTGCTGGAACTCCGAGCGGTCGGTAACTGGTGACCCGTCCTCGAGATAGATCCGTGGCTGGACGTCGCCCCCATCCCCGTCCCAGTTGATCTGCTCGTCGGCCGTCTCTAGGAGCGCCTGTCCGGGTTCCGCGTCCATCGTGGTTTCGGTCGGCAGGTCGGGCCACCCCTTCGTGAGAGTGGCGGCTGGCTCTGTCCCAAATGCTGCTCGGCACTTCACCGTTCCATGGGAGACGTCCTCACCGCTCGCGATGCTGTCGGAAACGGAGAAGGCCGCAGCGCCGAGCGCTCGTGCATGGAAGTCGGTGTTCGCTTCGACGAGTGCGAGTACTACCCGCCCGAATATCCACTCCCCAAGTGGGCTGCTATCCTGATCGTCGGACGAAGTCTTTGAGATACCGGTCTGAGCGCAGAACGGACACTGGCGTTCATCCTGTGGGATATCCTGTCCACAGGTCCGACAGGTACGAGTCTCATCCTCTGTACGGTCGGGATAGCCGGTGGAGTCGAGGACTCGTTCCCGTCCGTTCCCCCTCGTTTCAGGATCGGAACTC of the Haloarcula sp. CBA1127 genome contains:
- a CDS encoding HNH endonuclease; this encodes MGDKYPSDWNTRRKKVYKRDNHRCNKCGARGGPRGSVELHAHHKTPISEGGSHRFRNLTTVCKSCHKNIHGHGVGGRSSSTTDSEDEIDPVAGAISVGLVVLVVFLGVTYGAVVQVFPAGQTVSEEYHIAYHSDTEDPDGYGQEIRYDVGQPLILKYELADNVISEKDSTRLRVSVHNPSENYLRGQLDVLGHTNYWLKGEIATFDFDLAPGETASTSVSLSGSEMVADSGVGQRKTTFGAEAHIFTNPYRVTSTQESDILAEKMNLKVRKPLLSRLGLYWLIFLSLCFTAGGYLFRKNRDN
- a CDS encoding FaeA/PapI family transcriptional regulator, with protein sequence MSTNEPFATAKQVAEQVGLSSWRVRQRMSQLAESGDIQRSQLGNGPYIYWLDGSFNSESET
- a CDS encoding winged helix-turn-helix domain-containing protein; translated protein: MAGDKPGPEQEVSDEELLRVLALAYKPALGTTEIADRVDLSRQAIDRRMKQLEEIRLVESGKFGSTRAWWLTDDGRRQVSDSELNDPSSQ